From the Halobellus litoreus genome, the window GAACAACGTCGAGATCGACGGCGGCCCGGGCAAACACGCCATCACGAACGCGAACTATCTCTACGTGAACGACCCCGCCAGCGGCATCCGCCTGGAACTGTTCGCCGGGCCGGGCTACCTCAACTTCGAACCCGACTGGGAGACGGTCGTCTGGCAGGAGGACATCGGCTCGGAGTCCGATCACCAGTGGTTCGGCACGCAGTACAGCCTCGGCGGCATTCCGTACACGGACCGCTGAGTCGCGGCGTCGGAAACGCCCCGTTCTGCACTATTCTTCGGCGAGTCGAGCGTTGACCGTCCCGATCGAGGTGAACTCGACGGAGACGACGTCGCCCGGGGCCAGATCGACCGCGGGCGTCAGCGAACCGCTCAGGACGACGTGCCCGGACTCGATCCGTTCGTCGAGGTCCGACAGCGTGTTCGCGAGCCACGCGACCGACCGGGCGGGGTGATCGAGGACGGCCGCGCCGACGCCGGAGGATTCGAGCGTGCCGTTCTTGTAGAGTTTGACGCCTTCCAGCGAGAGGTCCGTGTTGGCGAGACTCGTCTGCTCGCCGGCGACGTAGAGCGCCGAGGAGGCGTTGTCGGCGATCGTGTCCTGAATCCGAATGTCCCAGTCGCGCACGCGGCTGTCGATGACCTCGACGACGGGGAGTACGGAACCAGTGGCGTCGAGCACGTCCAGATACGTCACCGGCGGTTCGAGCGGTTCCTCCATCACGAAGCCGATCTCGGGTTCGATCCGCGGCTGGATCAGGTCCTCGCCGGGGATCTCGCGACCCTCGACGAACATCGTGTCCAGCAGTCGACCGTAGTCGGGTTCGTCGACACCCAGCTGCTCCTGAATACCGTCGCTGGTCAGCCCGATCTTGTGGCCGACGATCTCGGCGCCATCGTCGAGTCGGCGGTCGATGAAGCGCGTCTGAATGTCGTAGGCGTCCGCCATCGACAGGTCGTGCTCGGCGGTGAGCCGGCCGATCGGCGACTTGGTTCGAAGCGCGTCGTAGAGCGCGTCGGCCAACTCCTCGCGTGTCTCGTCTGGGACTGCCATAGGCTCGCTACCGCCGGCGGCGTCAAATAGGTTGGTGATCCGGTCGGTCCCGCGGTCGGGTCGCCGCCGAAGTGACTCGGCGCCGCCGACTCGAGAGCGCTATCTGCGACGCGGATCCCGGGCTTTTATGCGATATTACCACCGAGGAACCGGTATGGACGTCATCCACAGCGCGATCTGGGTATCGGACGTCGAGGAAACGCTTGACTTCTACGTCGGCGCGCTCGGCCTGGAGAAGACGAACGAGTTCGTCGGCGGCGACGACGCCCGCAACGTCTACGTCCGCGGCGAGAGCGAGACGGAGATCCAGTTCAAACACAACCCGGATCACGACCTCGGGGAGCCGTCCACCCGACGATTCGACCACCTCGCTATCGAGGTCGACGACACCGACGGCGCGGTCGAGCGACTGCGAGAGGAGACCGACACCGAACTCCTGCGGGGTCCGCTCGACTCCACCGGCGCGAGCGCGCGCGTGGCGTTCATCACGGACCCCGACGGACACGTCATCGAACTGGTCGAACCGCGCGAGGACCTCTGAGGTAGGTCGACGACGACAATCGAACCGGACAGACGGACGGAAAAGTCGAGGCCGAACCGCGGAGTCGAACCGACAGGTCAGTCGTCCGAGGCGGCTTCCGCGGCCGCCCCGGACTCCTTCTCTTCGGCGAGCCGCGAGGCGACGTCGGTGATGAGGTCCTCCTGCCCGCCGACGACCTCCATCTCGCCCAGTTTGACCAGGATCTCGCGGGGGTCGATGTCGTACTTCTCGCCCGCGCGCCGGGTGTGTCGGAGGAACGACGAGTAGACGCCGGCGTAGCCGAGCATCAGCGAGTCGTTGTCGAGCTCCGGCATCTCGTCGTCGTCGATCATCGGGACGAGGACGTCCTCGGCGGCGTCCATCACGCCGAAGAAGTCCGGGTTGATGTCGTAGCCGGCCTTCTCCAGGACCCCGACGAGGAC encodes:
- a CDS encoding VOC family protein, which produces MDVIHSAIWVSDVEETLDFYVGALGLEKTNEFVGGDDARNVYVRGESETEIQFKHNPDHDLGEPSTRRFDHLAIEVDDTDGAVERLREETDTELLRGPLDSTGASARVAFITDPDGHVIELVEPREDL
- a CDS encoding 2-keto-4-pentenoate hydratase, yielding MAVPDETREELADALYDALRTKSPIGRLTAEHDLSMADAYDIQTRFIDRRLDDGAEIVGHKIGLTSDGIQEQLGVDEPDYGRLLDTMFVEGREIPGEDLIQPRIEPEIGFVMEEPLEPPVTYLDVLDATGSVLPVVEVIDSRVRDWDIRIQDTIADNASSALYVAGEQTSLANTDLSLEGVKLYKNGTLESSGVGAAVLDHPARSVAWLANTLSDLDERIESGHVVLSGSLTPAVDLAPGDVVSVEFTSIGTVNARLAEE